Proteins encoded within one genomic window of Triticum aestivum cultivar Chinese Spring chromosome 2D, IWGSC CS RefSeq v2.1, whole genome shotgun sequence:
- the LOC123052446 gene encoding universal stress protein PHOS32, whose product MQAPTNPPVDLPPLVAPPPRVKAPTPRPPPPASLQPDSPGVFFTNAAAAAPLGSAHRRIAIAVDLSDESAYAVSWAVANYLRPGDAVILLHVRSTNVLYGADWGSVTPTSPEDDAEVAARKMEEDFDALTASKADDLAKPLEEAKIPYKIHIVKDHDMKERLCLEVERLGLSAVIMGSKGFGAARRASKGRLGSVSDYCVHHCICPVVVVRSPDDAVAEGGESATAMEAAVGAEDVLHPVPEEDAEYHDAAEEHKDT is encoded by the exons ATGCAGGCCCCGACGAACCCCCCCgtcgacctcccgccgctggtggCGCCGCCCCCGCGGGTGAAGGCGCCGACCCCGCGCCCCCCTCCGCCGGCTTCGCTCCAGCCCGACTCCCCGGGCGTCTTCTTCACCAACGCTGCCGCAGCTGCCCCACTGGGCTCCGCCCACCGCCgcatcgccatcgccgtcgatcTGTCCGACGAGTCCGCCTACGCCGTAAGCTGGGCCGTCGCCAACTACCTCCGGCCCGGGGACGCCGTCATCCTCCTGCACGTCCGCTCCACCAATGTCCTCTATGGCGCCGATTGGGGCTCCGTCACCCCCACATCCCCCGAAGACGACGCTGAGGTCGCCGCGCGCAAGATGGAGGAAGACTTCGACGCCCTCACCGCTTCCAAGGCCGACGACCTGGCCAAGCCACTCGAGGAGGCCAAGATCCCCTACAAGATCCACATCGTCAAGGATCACGACATGAAGGAGAGACTCTGCCTCGAGGTGGAGAGGCTAGGGCTTAGCGCGGTGATCATGGGGAGCAAGGGGTTTGGTGCGGCGCGGCGGGCCAGCAAGGGAAGGCTCGGGAGTGTGAGCGATTACTGCGTCCACCACTGTATTTGCCCCGTCGTGGTGGTGCGTTCCCCTGATGATGCTGTAGCAGAGGGCGGGGAGTCCGCCACTGCGATGGAGGCGGCGGTCGGTGCAGAGGACGTGCTGCACCCTGTGCCAGAGGAGGATGCTGAGTACCATGACGCCGCTGAGGAGCACAAGG ATACTTGA